One genomic segment of Ferrimonas sp. YFM includes these proteins:
- a CDS encoding outer membrane protein OmpK: protein MRKTTLALALLASMPALAQNPIQWWDASATLLHGEDYDLAPSHRQTTVTLETAGGFSYGDWFAFYDMIDFNGTDESATYGEISPRFSFGKIFSKELAAGPVTDLSLALTQEFGRGPVEALLYGVGVDLKVPGFTYLQLNTYKRDPQSGNNLSEGWQLTPVYRVDIPVGNAALVVDGYIDWVFSSDNAAYEENLHFNPQIKYDLGRSLFGESKANSLFIGIEYDYWQNKYGVKGIDQSTYSFIVKYHL, encoded by the coding sequence ATGAGAAAGACTACCCTGGCGCTGGCCCTGCTTGCGTCCATGCCCGCCCTTGCCCAAAACCCAATCCAATGGTGGGACGCCAGTGCCACTCTGCTTCACGGCGAAGACTACGATCTGGCCCCTTCCCACCGTCAGACCACAGTGACCCTGGAAACCGCCGGTGGCTTCAGCTACGGCGACTGGTTCGCCTTCTACGACATGATCGACTTTAACGGTACCGACGAGTCTGCCACCTATGGCGAGATCTCTCCCCGTTTCAGCTTCGGCAAGATCTTTAGCAAAGAGCTGGCGGCTGGCCCTGTGACCGATCTCTCCCTGGCACTGACCCAGGAGTTTGGTCGCGGTCCCGTAGAAGCCCTGCTCTATGGTGTGGGTGTGGACCTGAAGGTGCCTGGCTTCACCTACCTGCAGCTGAACACCTACAAGCGTGACCCTCAGAGTGGCAACAACCTGAGCGAAGGTTGGCAGCTGACTCCGGTTTACCGTGTCGACATCCCCGTGGGCAACGCCGCCCTGGTGGTTGATGGCTACATCGACTGGGTATTCTCCTCCGACAACGCCGCCTACGAAGAGAACCTGCACTTCAATCCCCAGATCAAGTATGACCTGGGTCGCTCACTGTTTGGCGAGTCCAAGGCCAACAGCCTGTTCATCGGTATCGAGTATGATTACTGGCAGAACAAGTACGGCGTGAAGGGCATCGATCAGAGCACCTACTCCTTTATCGTGAAATATCACCTGTAA
- a CDS encoding putative sulfate exporter family transporter — translation MSRPSPTLFSRPQHALFWLTALACLLPVISSPMALVLGIVAASLGAIPKGVNTGALAKKLLAFSIVGLGFGIQLDQAIDATRAGLGIIVVTIFGTLALGTLMARALKLDSKTGHLIASGTAICGGSAIAAVAPAIDADSKQVSLALATVFVLNSVALFLFPVIGHLVGLSQEQFGIWSAIAIHDTSSVVGAAGAYGDQALITATTLKLARALWIIPVAFISALAFRSQSRKLSVPMFILYYCVAIGVAHLLPQMAPVWEGVFWASKRLLVVCLFLIGCGITARRLREAGPKPLMLGVGLWLAISSVSLLYLLA, via the coding sequence ATGTCACGCCCCAGCCCAACACTGTTCTCCCGGCCCCAGCATGCCTTGTTCTGGCTCACGGCCCTGGCCTGCCTGCTGCCGGTGATCAGCTCCCCCATGGCGCTGGTGCTGGGCATAGTGGCCGCCAGCCTGGGCGCCATCCCCAAGGGGGTGAACACCGGCGCCCTGGCCAAGAAGCTGCTGGCGTTCTCCATCGTCGGTCTGGGCTTCGGCATTCAGCTGGACCAGGCCATCGATGCCACCCGGGCGGGCCTGGGGATCATCGTCGTCACCATTTTCGGCACCCTGGCCCTGGGCACCCTGATGGCCCGGGCCCTGAAGCTGGACAGCAAGACCGGTCACCTGATCGCCTCGGGCACCGCCATCTGTGGCGGCAGCGCTATTGCGGCGGTGGCCCCGGCCATCGACGCCGACAGCAAACAGGTCTCCCTGGCCCTGGCGACCGTGTTCGTGCTCAACTCCGTCGCCCTGTTCCTGTTTCCCGTGATTGGTCATCTGGTGGGACTGAGCCAGGAGCAGTTCGGCATCTGGAGTGCCATCGCCATCCACGATACCTCCTCAGTGGTCGGCGCCGCCGGAGCCTACGGGGATCAGGCGCTGATCACCGCCACCACCCTGAAGCTGGCACGGGCCCTGTGGATCATTCCTGTGGCCTTTATCAGTGCCCTGGCCTTTCGCAGTCAAAGCCGCAAGCTCAGCGTGCCGATGTTCATTCTCTACTACTGTGTGGCCATAGGTGTGGCCCATCTGCTGCCGCAGATGGCGCCGGTATGGGAGGGGGTCTTCTGGGCCAGCAAGCGTTTGCTGGTGGTCTGTCTGTTCCTGATTGGTTGCGGCATCACTGCCCGCCGACTGAGAGAGGCGGGACCAAAACCGCTGATGTTGGGAGTGGGCCTGTGGCTGGCCATCAGTTCGGTGTCACTCCTTTACCTTCTCGCCTGA
- a CDS encoding efflux RND transporter periplasmic adaptor subunit has protein sequence MRHSLKLATAVAVALSLSACGTEEPAAKNPGGQQAAQVNVVTVTPHAQAISVELPGRSRAYLNAEVRPQVSGVITARSFVEGGMVEAGQSLYQIDAAPYEAALISAKAELERAKASELSTRATYNRYKELIHTSSISKQDLDLAQAAWMEAKASVEMAKAAINQAEINLDYTKVEAPISGHISRSAVTPGALVTANQGQALAQISQLDPINVDIVQSSTEMLKLKSQLASGKLMQSDTTEVTLILEDGSEYAHQGTLKFAEVTVDEGTGSVSLRAEFPNPDGLLLPGMFVRTRMVVGTDPQALMVPQKAVTRNPKGEGMAMVVNADNQVEARMITTAQAIDHQWRVTAGLKPGDKVITEGLQKIRPGATVVAQEITQMASK, from the coding sequence ATGCGGCATTCGCTGAAGCTGGCCACGGCGGTGGCCGTAGCCCTGTCTCTGTCTGCCTGTGGCACAGAAGAGCCCGCAGCCAAAAACCCTGGCGGTCAACAAGCCGCTCAGGTCAATGTGGTGACCGTCACCCCCCACGCCCAAGCCATCAGTGTCGAACTGCCCGGCCGCAGCCGCGCCTATCTGAACGCCGAAGTGCGCCCTCAGGTCAGCGGCGTGATCACCGCACGCAGCTTTGTCGAAGGCGGCATGGTGGAAGCGGGCCAATCCCTGTATCAAATTGATGCGGCGCCCTATGAAGCGGCACTGATCAGCGCCAAAGCTGAGCTGGAGCGGGCCAAGGCCAGTGAACTGTCCACCCGCGCCACCTACAACCGCTACAAGGAACTGATCCACACCAGCTCCATCTCCAAGCAGGATCTGGATCTGGCTCAGGCTGCCTGGATGGAAGCCAAGGCCAGTGTAGAGATGGCCAAAGCCGCCATCAATCAGGCCGAGATCAACCTGGATTACACCAAGGTTGAAGCGCCCATCTCCGGACACATCAGCCGCTCTGCGGTGACCCCCGGCGCCCTGGTGACAGCTAACCAGGGGCAGGCACTGGCACAGATCTCCCAGCTGGATCCCATCAATGTGGACATCGTTCAGTCCAGCACCGAGATGCTCAAACTCAAGTCTCAGCTGGCCTCAGGCAAGCTGATGCAGTCCGACACCACCGAAGTGACCCTGATTCTGGAAGATGGCAGCGAGTACGCCCACCAGGGCACCCTGAAGTTCGCCGAAGTGACGGTGGATGAGGGCACCGGCTCCGTCAGCCTGCGCGCCGAGTTTCCCAACCCGGATGGCCTGCTGCTACCGGGCATGTTCGTCCGCACCCGCATGGTAGTGGGGACCGATCCTCAGGCACTGATGGTGCCCCAGAAGGCGGTGACTCGTAACCCCAAAGGGGAAGGCATGGCCATGGTGGTCAATGCGGACAACCAGGTGGAGGCTCGGATGATCACCACGGCCCAGGCCATTGATCATCAGTGGCGCGTTACCGCCGGCCTCAAGCCCGGCGATAAGGTGATCACCGAAGGGCTGCAGAAGATCCGTCCCGGCGCCACCGTCGTGGCCCAGGAGATCACCCAGATGGCATCCAAATAA
- a CDS encoding Na+/H+ antiporter NhaC family protein → MVLISYADSALSILPPVAAIGLAIVTRRVLLSLGLGILLGIIMLADFAPSVILSELTSRSTGLVWDGDGFASWNLYTLGFLMTMGTLMALISVSGGTRAFARWARRRIRDRRDAQLMTLFLGAVIFIDDYFNALLVGNVARPVTDQYGISREKLAYCIDSTSAPVCVVSPISTWGAYIMSLLAALLASHGLTEMTALSLFAQMIPFNFYALTALALLICVVYFRLDIGPMAAAERRAQAGQLWDAQKGTPAGEDLGLEQARSGTVLNLAGPLVLLVSLVVGLMLFSGDMALQAAGEPFALIAALENADGAWSMVTAGSITIVITALGMIAQGVSPALIGRAIIKGMHSMLPAVYILLMAWSIAGVIADLETGKYLAGLASESLPQSLLPALVFLISAAAAFSTGTSYGTFAIMLPIAANMALALEPALLVPALSAVLAGGVFGDHCSPISDTTILSSTGSACHHMDHVATQLPYAVMAAGLALAGYLVLGFTGSVAAGLLISCLGLMVLVGLLRRREGGEHHYQTERA, encoded by the coding sequence ATGGTTTTAATCAGTTACGCCGATTCGGCACTTTCTATTCTGCCTCCCGTGGCCGCCATTGGCCTGGCAATTGTGACGCGCAGAGTGTTGCTCTCCCTGGGTCTGGGAATTCTGTTGGGGATCATCATGCTGGCGGATTTCGCTCCCTCGGTGATCCTGTCTGAACTGACCTCCCGATCCACTGGCCTGGTGTGGGACGGTGATGGCTTCGCCAGCTGGAATCTGTATACCCTGGGCTTTTTGATGACCATGGGGACCCTGATGGCGCTGATCTCCGTGTCCGGCGGCACCCGCGCCTTTGCCCGTTGGGCCCGTCGCCGCATCCGTGATCGTCGCGACGCCCAGCTGATGACCCTGTTCCTTGGGGCGGTGATTTTCATCGATGACTATTTCAATGCCCTGCTGGTGGGCAACGTCGCCCGGCCGGTGACCGATCAATACGGCATCTCCCGGGAAAAGCTGGCCTACTGCATCGACTCCACCTCGGCCCCTGTGTGTGTGGTCTCCCCCATCTCCACCTGGGGGGCCTACATCATGTCTCTGCTGGCGGCGCTGCTGGCCAGCCATGGGCTGACCGAGATGACCGCCCTGTCGCTGTTTGCCCAGATGATCCCCTTCAACTTCTATGCCCTGACCGCCCTGGCCTTGCTGATCTGCGTGGTCTACTTCCGCCTGGATATTGGCCCCATGGCGGCGGCGGAGCGCCGGGCCCAGGCTGGCCAACTCTGGGATGCACAAAAGGGCACCCCTGCCGGTGAAGACCTGGGGCTGGAACAGGCCCGCAGTGGCACAGTGCTGAACCTGGCAGGTCCATTGGTACTGCTGGTGAGCCTGGTGGTGGGTCTGATGCTGTTCTCCGGCGACATGGCGCTGCAGGCCGCCGGTGAACCTTTCGCCCTGATTGCCGCCTTGGAGAACGCCGACGGTGCCTGGTCCATGGTAACCGCAGGCAGCATCACCATAGTGATCACCGCCCTGGGAATGATCGCCCAAGGGGTATCTCCAGCGCTGATTGGCCGCGCCATCATTAAGGGGATGCACTCCATGCTGCCTGCGGTCTACATTCTGCTGATGGCCTGGAGCATCGCCGGGGTGATTGCCGATCTGGAAACCGGTAAGTATCTGGCGGGTCTGGCGTCAGAGAGTCTGCCTCAGTCCCTGCTGCCGGCCCTGGTGTTCCTGATCTCCGCCGCCGCCGCGTTTTCCACCGGCACCAGCTACGGCACCTTTGCCATCATGCTGCCCATTGCCGCCAACATGGCGCTGGCCCTGGAGCCTGCTCTGCTGGTGCCCGCCCTGTCTGCGGTTCTGGCTGGCGGAGTGTTCGGCGACCACTGCTCACCCATCTCCGATACCACCATCCTCTCCTCTACCGGTTCCGCCTGCCATCATATGGATCACGTGGCTACTCAGCTGCCCTATGCGGTGATGGCGGCAGGTCTTGCCCTGGCAGGTTATCTGGTACTGGGCTTTACTGGCTCTGTGGCCGCCGGATTGCTGATCAGCTGTCTGGGCCTGATGGTTCTGGTGGGGCTGTTGCGCCGCCGGGAGGGTGGAGAGCACCACTACCAAACTGAAAGGGCTTGA
- a CDS encoding aminotransferase class I/II-fold pyridoxal phosphate-dependent enzyme: MKLESLALHHGYESEATTKAAAVPIYQTTSYTFDDTQHGADLFDLKVAGNIYTRIMNPTTDVLEKRVAAMEGGIGALALASGMAAITYAIQTLCEVGSNIVSTSQLYGGTYNLFAHTLPKQGIEVRMVDANDFDGFDAAIDANTKAIFCESIGNPAGNVVNLRALADIADKHGVPLIVDNTVATPFLCRPFEHGAHIVIHSLTKYIGGHGTAVGGIVVDSGKFDWVANKERFPILNEPDPSYHGVVYTQALGDAAFIGRCRVVPLRNTGAAISPHNAFLILQGLETLGLRMERHCYNAKKLAAYLSDHFKVKWVNYAALPASPHFDNCQRFCGGQASGILSFGIRGGREAGAQFIDALQMVLRLVNIGDAKSLACHPATTTHRQLNEEELAKAGVSEDLVRLSVGIENIDDIIADISQALEKVE, encoded by the coding sequence ATGAAGCTGGAGTCCCTTGCACTGCACCACGGCTACGAGTCGGAAGCCACCACTAAGGCGGCAGCGGTCCCCATCTACCAGACCACCTCCTACACCTTCGACGACACCCAGCATGGTGCCGACCTGTTTGATCTCAAGGTGGCGGGCAACATCTACACCCGAATCATGAACCCCACCACAGACGTGCTGGAAAAGCGGGTGGCCGCCATGGAGGGGGGCATCGGTGCCCTGGCCCTGGCCTCGGGCATGGCCGCCATCACCTACGCCATCCAAACCCTGTGTGAAGTGGGCTCCAACATCGTCAGCACCAGTCAACTCTACGGCGGCACCTACAACCTATTCGCCCACACCCTGCCCAAGCAGGGCATCGAAGTGCGCATGGTCGATGCCAATGACTTCGATGGCTTCGACGCCGCCATCGACGCCAACACCAAGGCGATCTTCTGTGAGTCCATCGGCAATCCGGCGGGCAACGTAGTGAATCTGCGCGCCCTGGCGGACATCGCCGACAAGCATGGGGTACCACTGATTGTGGACAACACCGTGGCCACCCCCTTCCTGTGCCGCCCCTTCGAGCATGGCGCCCACATCGTCATCCACTCCCTCACCAAGTACATCGGCGGCCACGGCACCGCGGTGGGGGGCATCGTGGTGGACTCAGGCAAATTTGACTGGGTGGCCAACAAGGAGCGATTCCCCATTCTCAATGAACCCGATCCCTCCTACCACGGGGTGGTCTACACACAAGCTCTGGGCGACGCCGCCTTTATCGGCCGCTGCCGGGTGGTACCCCTGCGCAACACCGGCGCCGCCATCTCCCCCCACAACGCCTTCCTGATTCTGCAGGGGCTGGAGACTCTGGGGCTGCGGATGGAGCGTCACTGCTACAACGCCAAGAAGCTGGCCGCTTACCTGTCCGATCACTTCAAGGTGAAGTGGGTCAACTACGCCGCCCTGCCCGCCAGCCCCCATTTCGACAACTGCCAACGCTTCTGCGGTGGTCAGGCGTCAGGCATCCTCAGCTTCGGCATCCGCGGTGGCCGCGAGGCGGGCGCCCAGTTTATCGATGCCCTGCAGATGGTGCTGAGGCTGGTGAACATCGGAGATGCCAAGTCTCTGGCCTGCCACCCAGCCACCACCACCCACAGGCAGCTCAACGAAGAGGAGCTGGCCAAGGCGGGTGTGAGTGAAGATCTGGTCAGGTTGTCGGTGGGGATCGAGAACATCGACGACATCATCGCCGATATCTCCCAGGCACTGGAGAAGGTGGAGTAA
- a CDS encoding manganese-dependent inorganic pyrophosphatase codes for MINVFGHKSPDSDCVSSAVIAAHWLTARGKDATPFRLGEVSRETQFIFDFAGAELPPLLEKPLKGEQVYLVDFSEAEQAPDDINDADLVGIVDHHRLGTLTSAAPLEAWLMPLGSSASVLFELFAIHQVEITQPIARLMLGALLSDTVGLKSPTTTDRDAEIVEQLAPLAGVDVESFLADLLAAKTNVEGLSTEALLDKDVKNYEIAGKSTTLGQLELADYGQVEHALEEMQAVMNQRVADKGLDLAALMLTNIRSEETRLLVAGPLADTLKTANGDSLTFAGFLSRKKQMLPWVTQVLAG; via the coding sequence ATGATCAACGTATTTGGCCATAAGAGCCCTGACAGCGATTGCGTCAGCTCTGCCGTGATTGCCGCCCACTGGCTGACCGCCCGTGGCAAAGACGCCACCCCTTTCCGCCTGGGTGAAGTCAGCCGTGAGACTCAGTTCATCTTCGATTTCGCCGGTGCTGAACTGCCTCCGCTGCTGGAGAAGCCTCTGAAAGGCGAGCAGGTATACCTGGTGGACTTCAGCGAAGCCGAGCAGGCTCCCGACGACATCAACGACGCCGACCTGGTGGGCATAGTCGATCACCACCGCCTGGGCACCCTGACCAGCGCCGCACCTCTGGAAGCCTGGCTGATGCCTCTGGGCTCCTCCGCCTCCGTGCTGTTCGAGCTGTTCGCCATCCACCAGGTTGAGATCACCCAGCCCATCGCCCGTCTGATGCTGGGCGCCCTGCTGAGCGACACCGTAGGCCTGAAGTCCCCCACCACCACAGATCGCGATGCCGAGATCGTCGAGCAACTGGCGCCTCTGGCCGGTGTAGACGTGGAGTCCTTCCTGGCCGATCTGCTGGCTGCCAAGACCAACGTCGAAGGCCTGTCCACGGAAGCGCTGCTGGATAAAGACGTGAAGAACTACGAGATCGCCGGCAAGTCCACCACCCTGGGTCAGCTGGAGCTGGCCGACTATGGTCAGGTGGAGCACGCTCTCGAAGAGATGCAGGCGGTGATGAACCAGCGCGTGGCCGACAAGGGCCTGGACCTGGCGGCATTGATGCTGACCAACATCCGTTCTGAAGAGACCCGTCTGCTGGTTGCCGGTCCTCTGGCCGACACCCTCAAGACCGCCAATGGCGACAGCCTGACCTTCGCCGGCTTCCTGAGCCGCAAGAAGCAGATGCTGCCCTGGGTGACCCAGGTACTGGCCGGCTAA